From a single Deinococcus terrestris genomic region:
- a CDS encoding M3 family metallopeptidase, which produces MTVTTQHTWEERYQHLHGATVDSDQAFREWLLNWAALESEVYEHNTALVRDFQANTSDEQARAARHEFLTQHAPRLRTWHDQTALLAVSWGERFAVPADWRQTYLYLRVMARQAEQPSGDLEGQVEVIAGEITSLYAQRRYEWNGEEVSAAQLSQWSTSPDRDLRRAAFLSQRASLARIAPEVVGRYRASLELRREMARRSGEATVHRHLWQGLERFDYSPAQVQQFRANVRQSLAPLLVEFREKRRELLGVDRLHPWDLAVNPFSGRALPRFGTEAEVMQQVARTLAGTLPGLSDHVTRLYAEGHLDLTARPGKAARSYTDYLAASHQPYVQMNLHPTPSSYQVLFHELGHVAQLTGVAPGAPFWHAFPGVEMREFVAQVFELWSLDRLPEFFDMDGANRYRVRFYEQTLSRMCAQCVMDEFQEWFYTTPEEITAVRLAEVWQAIQQQYPTGVDRSGEAYADLGYLSQQLVRRPLVGIEYALAWGWAFEFVETVRLDPDQAFGSLAQALRLGNTRPLPELLHTAGVNFSFSPQRVQTLSGTLRQALMLA; this is translated from the coding sequence ATGACGGTGACCACGCAGCACACGTGGGAGGAACGGTACCAGCACCTGCATGGGGCGACGGTGGACAGCGACCAGGCTTTTCGGGAGTGGTTGCTGAACTGGGCCGCCCTGGAATCGGAGGTGTACGAGCACAACACCGCCCTGGTGCGGGACTTCCAGGCGAACACGTCCGATGAGCAGGCCCGCGCGGCCCGCCATGAATTCCTGACCCAGCACGCGCCCAGGCTGCGCACCTGGCATGATCAGACCGCCCTCCTCGCCGTGTCCTGGGGCGAGCGCTTCGCGGTGCCCGCCGACTGGCGACAGACGTACCTGTACCTGCGGGTCATGGCCCGGCAAGCGGAGCAGCCCAGCGGCGACCTGGAAGGGCAAGTGGAGGTGATCGCCGGGGAGATCACCTCGCTGTACGCTCAGCGGCGCTACGAGTGGAACGGCGAGGAGGTCAGCGCGGCGCAACTCAGCCAGTGGTCCACCTCGCCCGACCGGGACTTGAGGCGGGCCGCCTTCCTGAGCCAACGGGCCTCGCTGGCCCGCATCGCGCCGGAAGTGGTGGGCCGCTACCGCGCCAGCCTGGAGCTGCGCCGGGAGATGGCCCGGCGCAGCGGGGAGGCCACGGTCCACCGCCACCTCTGGCAGGGATTGGAACGCTTCGACTACAGCCCGGCACAGGTCCAGCAGTTTCGCGCCAACGTTCGCCAGTCCCTCGCGCCCCTGCTGGTCGAGTTCCGGGAGAAGCGCCGGGAGCTGCTGGGGGTGGACCGGTTACATCCTTGGGACCTTGCGGTCAATCCCTTCAGTGGGCGGGCGCTCCCGCGCTTTGGGACGGAGGCTGAGGTGATGCAGCAGGTGGCGCGGACTCTGGCCGGAACCCTGCCGGGCCTGAGTGACCACGTGACCCGTCTGTACGCTGAAGGTCACCTGGATCTCACGGCCCGACCGGGCAAGGCAGCCAGGTCCTACACCGACTATCTGGCGGCGTCCCATCAGCCCTACGTGCAGATGAATCTGCACCCGACGCCCAGCTCCTATCAGGTGCTGTTCCACGAACTCGGCCACGTCGCGCAGCTCACGGGGGTCGCTCCAGGTGCGCCGTTCTGGCACGCTTTTCCCGGTGTGGAGATGCGGGAATTCGTGGCTCAGGTGTTCGAGCTGTGGTCCCTGGACCGCCTGCCCGAGTTCTTTGACATGGACGGGGCCAACCGTTACCGGGTGCGCTTCTACGAGCAGACCCTCTCGCGCATGTGTGCCCAGTGCGTCATGGACGAGTTTCAGGAGTGGTTCTACACCACCCCGGAGGAGATCACTGCGGTCCGCCTGGCCGAGGTGTGGCAGGCTATCCAGCAGCAGTACCCCACCGGGGTGGACCGGAGCGGCGAGGCGTACGCTGATCTGGGGTACCTCTCCCAGCAGTTGGTCCGCCGCCCCCTGGTGGGGATTGAGTACGCCCTGGCCTGGGGCTGGGCGTTCGAGTTCGTGGAGACCGTGCGGCTGGATCCGGACCAAGCCTTTGGGAGCCTGGCCCAGGCGCTTCGTCTGGGGAACACAAGACCTCTCCCCGAACTGCTTCACACGGCTGGAGTGAATTTCTCCTTTTCTCCCCAGCGGGTCCAGACGCTCAGCGGCACCCTGCGTCAAGCCCTGATGTTGGCTTAA
- a CDS encoding competence protein CoiA: MLSALLILEGKEPRAFDMVYLRQKSSREAIAAQTWQCKFCGKPMQPRMGAIRSWYFAHAREASECPFEAESEKESPQHVALKRAAGEALRQHFGTQVQSLEYEVRFPHIKRIADALLILKDGTRVAVEAQLSPLTLQQLQGRTDSYLRDEIEPVWVFLEGEAGGLKEGGLWDKCRDWLLSEGLLVLTARATITQTAMTLPELPV; encoded by the coding sequence ATGCTCTCCGCCCTGTTGATTCTGGAAGGTAAGGAGCCGCGCGCCTTCGACATGGTGTACCTCCGCCAGAAGAGCAGCCGGGAGGCCATCGCCGCCCAGACCTGGCAGTGCAAGTTCTGCGGCAAGCCCATGCAGCCGCGCATGGGCGCGATCCGCAGTTGGTATTTCGCCCACGCTCGCGAGGCCAGCGAATGCCCCTTCGAGGCCGAGAGCGAGAAAGAAAGCCCCCAGCACGTCGCCCTGAAGCGGGCGGCCGGGGAGGCGCTGCGCCAGCACTTCGGGACCCAGGTGCAGTCCCTGGAGTACGAGGTGCGGTTTCCGCATATCAAGCGCATCGCCGACGCCCTGCTGATCCTCAAGGACGGGACGCGGGTGGCGGTGGAAGCCCAGCTCAGCCCCCTGACCCTCCAGCAGCTTCAGGGGCGCACCGACTCCTACCTGCGTGACGAGATCGAGCCAGTGTGGGTCTTTCTGGAGGGAGAGGCGGGCGGCCTGAAGGAGGGCGGGCTGTGGGACAAGTGCCGCGACTGGCTGCTCAGCGAGGGGCTGCTGGTGCTGACGGCGCGGGCCACGATCACCCAGACCGCTATGACACTGCCTGAGCTGCCGGTGTGA